In Mercurialis annua linkage group LG5, ddMerAnnu1.2, whole genome shotgun sequence, a single genomic region encodes these proteins:
- the LOC126681645 gene encoding phospholipid:diacylglycerol acyltransferase 1-like has translation MPLIRRKKPTESDSKTNQTEEQEQEHQEQEEDDKHNKKKKQNPKDKKNTEPIKPKWSCIDGCCWLVGWICVTWWLLLFLFNAMPASLPQYVTEAITGPLPDPPGVKLRKEGLKAKHPVVFVPGIVTAGLELWEGHQCADSLFRKRLWGGTFGEVYKRPLCWVEHISLDNETGLDPPGIRVRAVSGLVAADYFAPGYFVWAVLIANLARIGYEEKTMYMASYDWRLSFQNTEVRDQTLSSIKSNIELLVAANGGNKAVIVPHSMGALYFLHFMKWVEAPAPMGGGGGPDWCAKHIKAVMNIGGPFLGVPKAVAGLFSAEARDIAVARAITPGFLDNDMFRLQTLQHVMRMSRTWDATMSMIPRGGDTIWGDVDWSPEEGYIHRKRKQTNNATDNTNQDGEESEISQKKSVKYGRMISFGKDVAEAPSSEIERIDFRGAVKGQSIANNTRVDVWTEYNDMGIGGIKAVAEYKVYTAGSIIDLLYFVAPKMMNRGSAHFSYGIADNLDDPKYEHYKYWSNPLETKLPNAPEMEIFSMYGVGIPTERAYVYQLSLAAERYIPFQIDTSADEGGEDGCLKDGVYTVDGDETVPVLSAGFMSAKAWRGKTRFNPSGSRNYIREYDHSPPANLLEGRGTQSGAHVDIMGNFALIEDIMRVAAGATGEELGGDRVYSDIFKWSQKINLPL, from the exons ATGCCTCTAATCCGAAGAAAAAAGCCCACTGAATCAGATTCAAAGACAAATCAAACTGaagaacaagaacaagaacaccaagaacaagaagaagatgacaaacataataaaaaaaagaaacaaaatccgAAGGATAAGAAAAATACCGAACCAATCAAGCCAAAATGGTCCTGCATAGATGGTTGTTGCTGGCTGGTTGGTTGGATATGCGTAACATGGTGGCTTTTACTGTTTCTTTTCAATGCAATGCCTGCTTCTTTGCCTCAATATGTTACTGAGGCTATCACCGGTCCTTTGCCGGATCCTCCCGGTGTTAAGCTCAGAAAAGAGGGGCTGAAAGCTAAGCATCCGGTGGTGTTTGTTCCCGGGATTGTTACTGCTGGACTTGAATTGTGGGAGGGTCATCAGTGTGCTGATAGTTTGTTCAGAAAAAGGCTTTGGGGTGGTACTTTTGGTGAAGTTTATAAGAG GCCTCTCTGCTGGGTGGAGCATATATCACTAGACAATGAAACTGGTTTGGATCCTCCTGGTATAAGGGTCAGGGCAGTCTCTGGACTAGTGGCTGCTGATTACTTTGCTCCAGGCTATTTTGTGTGGGCAGTTCTGATTGCTAACTTGGCACGGATTGGATATGAGGAAAAAACAATGTACATGGCCTCATATGATTGGAGACTTTCATTTCAGAACACTGAG GTCCGTGACCAAACGTTGAGCAGCATAAAGAGTAATATAGAACTTTTGGTTGCTGCAAATGGCGGAAACAAGGCTGTTATTGTTCCACATTCCATGGGTGCTTTGTACTTTCTGCATTTTATGAAGTGGGTTGAGGCACCAGCTCCAATGGGCGGAGGGGGTGGACCGGATTGGTGTGCAAAGCATATCAAGGCGGTCATGAATATCGGGGGTCCATTTTTAGGTGTTCCAAAAGCCGTTGCTGGCCTTTTCTCTGCTGAAGCAAGGGATATTGCTGTTGCCAG GGCCATCACACCAGGCTTCTTGGACAATGATATGTTCCGTCTACAGACATTGCAACATGTGATGAGAATGTCTCGTACATGGGATGCAACCATGTCGATGATTCCAAGAGGTGGAGACACTATATGGGGTGATGTTGACTGGTCACCTGAAGAAGGTTACATTCATAGAAAAAGAAAGCAAACAAATAATGCAACTGATAATACAAACCAAGATGGAGAGGAAAGTGAGATTTCTCAAAAGAAGAGTGTTAAATATGGAAGAATGATATCGTTTGGGAAAGATGTAGCAGAAGCACCTTCATCTGAAATTGAGAGGATTGACTTCAGG GGTGCCGTAAAGGGTCAGAGTATTGCAAACAATACGCGCGTTGATGTGTGGACAGAGTACAATGATATGGGTATTGGAGGTATTAAAGCTGTTGCAGAATATAAGGTCTATACTGCTGGATCAATCATAGACCTGCTTTATTTTGTTGCCCCAAAAATGATGAACCGTGGTAGTGCTCATTTCTCTTACGGAATTGCTGACAATTTGGACGACCCAAAGTACGAACACTACAAATATTGGTCGAATCCCCTGGAAACAAA GTTACCAAATGCTCCCGAAATGGAAATATTTTCCATGTATGGCGTCGGAATACCAACTGAAAGAGCTTATGTTTACCAGTTATCTCTAGCTGCTGAGCGCTACATTCCATTTCAGATTGATACATCAGCTGATGAGGGAGGTGAAGATGGCTGTTTGAAAGACGGAGTGTATACTGTTGACGGGGACGAGACTGTTCCTGTTTTAAGTGCCGGGTTCATGTCTGCTAAAGCTTGGCGTGGGAAAACGAGGTTCAATCCTTCAGGAAGTCGAAATTACATTAGGGAGTATGATCATTCACCTCCAGCTAATTTGCTAGAGGGCCGAGGCACACAAAGCGGTGCCCATGTCGATATAATGGGTAATTTTGCTTTAATTGAGGATATTATGCGAGTAGCAGCTGGTGCTACAGGAGAAGAGTTAGGAGGTGATCGAGTTTACTCAGATATCTTTAAGTGGTCTCAGAAGATCAACTTACCACTATAA
- the LOC126681204 gene encoding polyadenylate-binding protein-interacting protein 3-like isoform X1 yields the protein MSLQQPTQPKLYANGFGRRRAEKEGGAKLDSKLQSGKSIPNRSNSSGIGGKVGAYESPSRDRLVYLSSCLIGHPVEVHLKNGSIYSGTCYTTNVEKEFAIILKMARLMKDVSFRGQKTESLSKAPSKTFIIPGKDVVQVIAKDVPVTMDGMTHELHHKKQQEIMIDSFISQSRHVEAERELAPWVPDEDDPQCPELENIFDGPWKSRGWDQFETNEMLFGVKSTFDEELYTTKLERGPKTRELEKEATRIAREIEGEDTKDLHLAEERGVHFHEHFDIDEETRFSSVYRGTGVDDSGYEETEDIILDSRNSETFGDTPASCTNKYGDLSHVEFNDGARVLSSSSLDEAECSQSTTGVDLNQSGSYEHSRRLASEFPPKTLSTSESKTRGQENLHDEHGANECHKEFVEEQIIQRAHDPPLSTCDGSQFSLKKDAFDKGGLSSNSTNYAPSPTIPSKSNEKTVSSGERSESAPSVKVVGEVQSAHSRGRPGSAASSNSDCVGAASVSNGPGSGLSPSSSMGSLTSEKSTLNPYAKEFKLNPNAKSFLPSQAPVRPPSPMSDGSFYFPPNVHALPHMHGMPMGIGVGPSFTSHQPVIYNPQVASLQSQQAYFHPGPQYGQQMLVGHPRQVLYMPGYQPEMPFKGRDF from the exons ATGAGTTTGCAACAGCCTACACAGCCCAAATTGTATGCTAACGGATTTGGTCGTCGTAGAGCGGAAAAGGAAGGAGGGGCAAAGTTGGACAGTAAGCTGCAATCTGGAAAATCAATCCCCAATAGATCAAATAGTTCAG GGATTGGGGGAAAAGTTGGAGCGTACGAGAGCCCCTCTCGTGATAGGCTGGTGTATTTATCGTCATGTCTAATAGGGCACCCGGTGGAAGTTCACCTGAAAAATGGATCCATATATTCTGGGACGTGCTACACAACAAATGTTGAGAAGGAATTTG CGATTATTCTGAAAATGGCCCGCTTGATGAAGGATGTTTCTTTTCGAGGACAGAAGACAGAATCCCTCAGCAAGGCTCCTTCAAAGACTTTTATTATACCTGGGAAAGATGTTGTTCAAGTGATAGCAAAG GATGTGCCTGTAACCATGGATGGAATGACTCACGAACTCCATCATAAAAAGCAGCAGGAGATTATGATAGACTCCTTTATATCGCAATCCCGTCATGTTGAAGCAGAGAGAGAGCTGGCACCTTGGGTCCCTGATGAAGATGACCCGCAATGTCCTGAATTAGAAAATATCTTTGATGGCCCTTGGAAAAG TAGGGGCTGGGATCAATTTGAAACAAATGAAATGTTATTTGGAGTAAAAAGCACCTTTGATGAGGAACTTTATACTACAAAGTTGGAAAGGGGTCCTAAGACGAGGGAATTAGAGAAGGAAGCTACAAGAATAGCAAGAGAAATTGAGGGTGAGGATACAAAAGATCTTCATCTAGCAGAG GAAAGAGGCGTACACTTCCATGAACATTTTGATATTGATGAAGAAACCAGATTCTCGTCTGTATATAGAGGTACAGGAGTCGATGATAGTGGATATGAGGAAACTGAGGACATAATATTGGATTCTCGCAATTCTGAGACATTTGGAGATACACCCGCTTCTTGCACCAATAAATATGGTGATCTGAGCCATGTGGAATTTAATGATGGAGCTCGAGTTTTATCAAGTTCTTCCTTG GACGAGGCAGAGTGTTCTCAGTCAACTACTGGTGTTGATTTGAATCAATCAGGTTCTTATGAGCATTCTAGACGGCTAGCATCTGAATTTCCTCCTAAAACTTTGTCCACTTCAGAGAGCAAAACCAG GGGCCAAGAGAATCTTCATGATGAACACGGAGCAAATGAGTGTCATAAGGAGTTTGTAGAAGAGCAAATT ATACAGAGAGCTCATGATCCTCCATTATCAACATGTGACG GTTCACAGTTCTCATTGAAGAAAGATGCCTTTGACAAAGGGGGTTTATCTTCTAATAGTACTAACTATGCTCCTTCACCGACTATTCCTTCAAAAAGTAATGAAAAGACAGTTTCTTCTGGTGAACGGTCAGAAAGTGCGCCATCTGTCAAAGTAGTTGGAGAAGTGCAATCTGCCCACTCTCGTGGGCGTCCTGGCAGTGCTGCTTCATCAAATTCTGATTGCGTAGGTGCTGCCTCGGTTTCCAATGGTCCGGGTTCGGGTTTATCACCAAGCTCGTCAATGGGTTCATTAACTTCAGAGAAATCAACATTGAACCCCTATGCTAAG GAATTCAAACTAAATCCAAATGCCAAGAGTTTCTTGCCTTCTCAAGCGCCTGTTCGACCTCCATCTCCCATGTCTGATGGTTCCTTCTACTTTCCACCAAATGTCCATGCTCTACCGCATATGCATGGCATGCCTATGGGAATTGGA
- the LOC126681204 gene encoding polyadenylate-binding protein-interacting protein 3-like isoform X2 produces the protein MSLQQPTQPKLYANGFGRRRAEKEGGAKLDSKLQSGKSIPNRSNSSGIGGKVGAYESPSRDRLVYLSSCLIGHPVEVHLKNGSIYSGTCYTTNVEKEFAIILKMARLMKDVSFRGQKTESLSKAPSKTFIIPGKDVVQVIAKDVPVTMDGMTHELHHKKQQEIMIDSFISQSRHVEAERELAPWVPDEDDPQCPELENIFDGPWKRGWDQFETNEMLFGVKSTFDEELYTTKLERGPKTRELEKEATRIAREIEGEDTKDLHLAEERGVHFHEHFDIDEETRFSSVYRGTGVDDSGYEETEDIILDSRNSETFGDTPASCTNKYGDLSHVEFNDGARVLSSSSLDEAECSQSTTGVDLNQSGSYEHSRRLASEFPPKTLSTSESKTRGQENLHDEHGANECHKEFVEEQIIQRAHDPPLSTCDGSQFSLKKDAFDKGGLSSNSTNYAPSPTIPSKSNEKTVSSGERSESAPSVKVVGEVQSAHSRGRPGSAASSNSDCVGAASVSNGPGSGLSPSSSMGSLTSEKSTLNPYAKEFKLNPNAKSFLPSQAPVRPPSPMSDGSFYFPPNVHALPHMHGMPMGIGVGPSFTSHQPVIYNPQVASLQSQQAYFHPGPQYGQQMLVGHPRQVLYMPGYQPEMPFKGRDF, from the exons ATGAGTTTGCAACAGCCTACACAGCCCAAATTGTATGCTAACGGATTTGGTCGTCGTAGAGCGGAAAAGGAAGGAGGGGCAAAGTTGGACAGTAAGCTGCAATCTGGAAAATCAATCCCCAATAGATCAAATAGTTCAG GGATTGGGGGAAAAGTTGGAGCGTACGAGAGCCCCTCTCGTGATAGGCTGGTGTATTTATCGTCATGTCTAATAGGGCACCCGGTGGAAGTTCACCTGAAAAATGGATCCATATATTCTGGGACGTGCTACACAACAAATGTTGAGAAGGAATTTG CGATTATTCTGAAAATGGCCCGCTTGATGAAGGATGTTTCTTTTCGAGGACAGAAGACAGAATCCCTCAGCAAGGCTCCTTCAAAGACTTTTATTATACCTGGGAAAGATGTTGTTCAAGTGATAGCAAAG GATGTGCCTGTAACCATGGATGGAATGACTCACGAACTCCATCATAAAAAGCAGCAGGAGATTATGATAGACTCCTTTATATCGCAATCCCGTCATGTTGAAGCAGAGAGAGAGCTGGCACCTTGGGTCCCTGATGAAGATGACCCGCAATGTCCTGAATTAGAAAATATCTTTGATGGCCCTTGGAAAAG GGGCTGGGATCAATTTGAAACAAATGAAATGTTATTTGGAGTAAAAAGCACCTTTGATGAGGAACTTTATACTACAAAGTTGGAAAGGGGTCCTAAGACGAGGGAATTAGAGAAGGAAGCTACAAGAATAGCAAGAGAAATTGAGGGTGAGGATACAAAAGATCTTCATCTAGCAGAG GAAAGAGGCGTACACTTCCATGAACATTTTGATATTGATGAAGAAACCAGATTCTCGTCTGTATATAGAGGTACAGGAGTCGATGATAGTGGATATGAGGAAACTGAGGACATAATATTGGATTCTCGCAATTCTGAGACATTTGGAGATACACCCGCTTCTTGCACCAATAAATATGGTGATCTGAGCCATGTGGAATTTAATGATGGAGCTCGAGTTTTATCAAGTTCTTCCTTG GACGAGGCAGAGTGTTCTCAGTCAACTACTGGTGTTGATTTGAATCAATCAGGTTCTTATGAGCATTCTAGACGGCTAGCATCTGAATTTCCTCCTAAAACTTTGTCCACTTCAGAGAGCAAAACCAG GGGCCAAGAGAATCTTCATGATGAACACGGAGCAAATGAGTGTCATAAGGAGTTTGTAGAAGAGCAAATT ATACAGAGAGCTCATGATCCTCCATTATCAACATGTGACG GTTCACAGTTCTCATTGAAGAAAGATGCCTTTGACAAAGGGGGTTTATCTTCTAATAGTACTAACTATGCTCCTTCACCGACTATTCCTTCAAAAAGTAATGAAAAGACAGTTTCTTCTGGTGAACGGTCAGAAAGTGCGCCATCTGTCAAAGTAGTTGGAGAAGTGCAATCTGCCCACTCTCGTGGGCGTCCTGGCAGTGCTGCTTCATCAAATTCTGATTGCGTAGGTGCTGCCTCGGTTTCCAATGGTCCGGGTTCGGGTTTATCACCAAGCTCGTCAATGGGTTCATTAACTTCAGAGAAATCAACATTGAACCCCTATGCTAAG GAATTCAAACTAAATCCAAATGCCAAGAGTTTCTTGCCTTCTCAAGCGCCTGTTCGACCTCCATCTCCCATGTCTGATGGTTCCTTCTACTTTCCACCAAATGTCCATGCTCTACCGCATATGCATGGCATGCCTATGGGAATTGGA